Proteins encoded within one genomic window of Acidovorax sp. 107:
- a CDS encoding DMT family transporter: MTQKITPGTAVLLVIPPLLWAGNAVVGRLVHDLIPPITLNFIRWVLAFAILLPLAHGVLRADSPLWPHWRRYALLGLLGIGAYNALQYMALQTSTPINVTLVGSSMPVWMLAVGALFFGAAVTRRQVLGALLSMCGVLLVLSRGEWSQLLAFRLVPGDLFMLLATISWAFYSWLLSRTTEPTSIRGDWAAFLMAQMVFGLAWSGSFAGAEWASGRTHIAWGWPLVAALAFIAVGPAVLAYRFWGVGVQRAGPALASFFVNLTPLFAGLLSAAFLGETPQAFHGVAFALIVGGIVVSSRR, encoded by the coding sequence ATGACTCAAAAAATCACACCCGGCACGGCCGTGCTGCTGGTGATTCCGCCCTTGCTGTGGGCTGGCAACGCCGTGGTGGGGCGGCTGGTCCATGACCTGATTCCTCCCATCACCCTGAACTTCATCCGCTGGGTCCTGGCCTTTGCCATCCTGCTGCCCCTGGCCCATGGCGTGCTGCGCGCCGACAGCCCCCTGTGGCCCCACTGGCGCCGCTATGCGCTCCTGGGGCTGCTGGGCATCGGGGCCTACAACGCGCTGCAGTACATGGCGCTGCAGACCTCCACACCCATCAACGTGACGCTGGTGGGGTCGAGCATGCCGGTCTGGATGCTGGCCGTGGGGGCGCTGTTTTTCGGGGCCGCCGTGACCCGCCGCCAGGTGCTGGGCGCACTGCTGTCGATGTGCGGAGTGCTGCTGGTGCTCAGCCGGGGCGAGTGGTCGCAGCTGCTGGCGTTCCGCCTGGTGCCGGGCGACCTGTTCATGCTGCTGGCCACCATCTCGTGGGCGTTCTACAGCTGGCTGCTGTCGCGCACCACCGAGCCCACCAGCATCCGGGGCGACTGGGCTGCGTTCTTGATGGCGCAGATGGTGTTTGGGCTGGCTTGGTCGGGCAGCTTTGCTGGGGCCGAATGGGCCAGCGGGCGCACGCACATCGCATGGGGCTGGCCGCTGGTCGCCGCGCTGGCGTTCATCGCCGTGGGGCCGGCAGTGCTGGCCTACCGGTTCTGGGGCGTGGGGGTGCAACGCGCGGGGCCGGCCTTGGCCAGCTTTTTCGTGAACCTCACGCCGCTGTTCGCGGGGCTGCTGTCGGCGGCTTTTCTGGGTGAAACACCCCAGGCGTTCCACGGTGTCGCGTTTGCATTGATCGTGGGCGGCATCGTGGTGTCATCGCGGCGCTGA